A DNA window from Setaria viridis chromosome 2, Setaria_viridis_v4.0, whole genome shotgun sequence contains the following coding sequences:
- the LOC117845823 gene encoding AAA-ATPase At3g28580: MMATMKQWVSDGIRSAGFLFWAPLLASYVPRGLPNMYFNLHLRRYARRLVPLLDPFVTIDIVSKKPSSSMFAQPYEYGQCSDAYKEVKAYLTKLCSRDALAFRADGTVDGRSFLLNLRQGQEVTDHFQGVTVWWLLVPRNRTASEKSRLRLMFPHRHRALIVDKYLPHVRRQGRENMLVTIDIVVDSMAVDKASDAFNEVKAYLSSACSRDALNLRAKGTDKDDSFLVSLHEGEVVADRFRDVTLWWFSVPTTRNGRLEELRLKFPQQHRVLILDEYLPHVRRQGRNVMFGKRRQTLYTNNRGFGGGDERIIVLTTNFPEKLDPALIRRGRMDMHIEMSYCCFEAFKMLASNYLGVEDHPLFQRVEELLQVVEIIPADVAECLLMDEATGSDRGVETCLGRLIEELEKKAQEQKGKVGNIAAAKPKRQRR; encoded by the exons ATGATGGCAACGATGAAGCAGTGGGTGAGCGACGGCATCCGCTCAGCGGGATTTCTCTTCTGGGCGCCGCTGCTAGCGTCCTACGTTCCGCGGGGTCTGCCCAATATGTACTTCAACCTTCACCTCCGGCGGTATGCGAGGCGGCTGGTCCCGCTTCTGGACCCCTTTGTCACTATCGACATCGTCAGCAAGAAGCCTTCCAGTTCCATGTTTGCCCAGCCTTACGAATATGGCCAGTGCAGCGACGCCTACAAGGAGGTGAAGGCGTACCTGACCAAGTTGTGCTCGCGGGACGCGCTCGCGTTCCGCGCCGATGGCACCGTCGATGGCCGCAGTTTCTTGCTCAACCTCCGCCAGGGGCAGGAGGTGACCGACCACTTCCAAGGCGTCACCGTGTGGTGGCTATTGGTGCCACGCAACAGAACCGCGTCGGAGAAGAGCCGCCTCCGCCTAATGTTCCCCCACCGGCACCGGGCGCTGATCGTCGACAAGTACCTACCGCACGTCCGTCGACAAGGCCGCGAGAATATGCTCGTCACCATCGACATCGTCGTCGATTCCATGGCCGTCGACAAGGCCAGCGACGCCTTCAATGAGGTCAAGGCGTACCTGAGTTCGGCGTGCTCGCGGGACGCGCTCAACCTCCGCGCCAAGGGTACCGACAAGGACGACAGCTTCTTGGTCAGCCTCCAcgagggggaggtggtggccgaCCGCTTCCGCGACGTCACCTTGTGGTGGTTTTCGGTGCCAACCACCAGAAATGGTAGGCTGGAGGAGCTCCGCCTGAAGTTCCCCCAGCAGCACCGGGTGTTGATCCTGGACGAGTACCTACCGCACGTCCGCCGACAAGGCCGCAACGTCATGTTCGGCAAGCGAAGGCAGACCCTCTACACCAACAATAGAGGTTTTGGCGG TGGTGATGAGCGGATCATCGTGTTGACGACCAACTTCCCAGAGAAGCTCGATCCGGCGCTCATCCGGCGTGGGCGGATGGACATGCACATCGAGATGTCCTACTGCTGCTTCGAGGCGTTCAAGATGCTAGCCAGCAACTACCTTGGCGTTGAAGATCACCCTCTGTTTCAAAGGGTCGAGGAGCTGCTGCAGGTGGTGGAGATCATTCCAGCTGACGTTGCCGAGTGCCTGCTTATGGATGAGGCCACAGGCTCCGACCGTGGTGTAGAGACATGCCTTGGGCGCCTCATCGAGGAACTCGAGAAGAAGGCCCAAGAGCAGAAAGGCAAGGTTGGAAACATTGCTGCTGCAAAGCCAAAGCGGCAGCGGCGTTGA